Proteins from a genomic interval of Hoplias malabaricus isolate fHopMal1 chromosome 13, fHopMal1.hap1, whole genome shotgun sequence:
- the LOC136664476 gene encoding microtubule-associated protein 6-like, with the protein MDIAAGSPVSEDVIAGLLTAAAPASAVPPATSVPEMVVIQATPVPMTAAYTATTVPVLVNPAAPVPVKAANPAAPVPVKAANPAVPAPVKAANPVAPVPVKSANPAVPVPVKAANPAAPVPVKAANPATPVPVKAANPATPVPVKAVNPAGPVPVKAASSAASVLVKAASSAAPVPVKAASQVAPVPVKAATQVAPVAVKAATQVASVPVKEANQAAPVPVRLTGAHLWGIHD; encoded by the coding sequence ATGGATATCGCTGCAGGATCCCCTGTCTCTGAGGACGTCATTGCAGGACTGCTTACCGCTGCTGCTCCAGCGTCCGCAGTGCCTCCAGCCACTTCTGTCCCTGAGATGGTGGTGATCCAGGCAACTCCTGTCCCTATGACGGCAGCTTACACAGCCACTACTGTCCCTGTGTTGgtgaacccagccgctcctgtccctgtgaaggcggcaaacccagccgctcctgtccctgtgaaggcggcaaaCCCAGCCGTTCCTgcccctgtgaaggcggcaaaCCCAgtcgctcctgtccccgtgaaatCGGCAAACCCAGCCgttcctgtccccgtgaaggcggcaaacccagccgctcctgtccccgtgaaggcggcgaACCCAGCCACTCCTGTGCCCGTGAAGGCGGCGAACCCAGCCACTCCTGTGCCCGTGAAGGCGGTGAACCCCGCCggtcctgtccccgtgaaggcggcttcaTCGGCCGCTTCTGTCCTCGTGAAGGCGGCTTcatcagccgctcctgtccccgtcaAGGCGGCCAGCCAGgtcgctcctgtccccgtgaaggcaGCCACCCAGGTCGCTCCTGTAGCCGTGAAGGCAGCCACCCAAGTCGCTTCTGTCCCCGTGAAGGAGGCCAACcaagccgctcctgttcctgtgaggctaacaggggcacacctctgggggatccatgaTTGA